TATGCACTGCCAATTTTGACAAATCAAAAAATGAACGCATATCTGAAAGAGATTGCAGATGTTTGTGGCATTGAAAAGAAATTAACTTTTCACATCGCGAGACACACCTTTGCAACAACTGTGACATTATGCAACGGGGTACCTATTGAAACCGTTTCGAGCATGTTAGGACACAAAAGGCTTACTCAGACCCAACATTATGCAAAAATCATAGATTTAAAAGTCAGCGAGGATATGGCGTTGCTCAGGAAGAGGCTTTCTTGATTTTCAATTTTTCTAAAACAAAGAACCCGGGAAAGCCCTGGTTCTTTGTTTATATATTCTTTATATAAATTTTGCTTCTGATACCGGGATGATACGACGGAAAATAAGTAATATGCCCAAATACCTGCAATTCTTTTAGGCACTTGTGATAGGTCATAAAATTATTGATATGGGAGTACTCCATTACCTTTCTTCTGGAGATGTAAATGGGGCTGTTGAGGTCGTCGTTAGATGCAAGCTGCATAATCCCAAACATCATTGCCAGGTGCCAGACGTTTACTCGTTCATCTTTCACCAATATTTTTAGAGGCTTTTCAAACACACTCAAATTCATCACATCACTATTTCCTACTTTTAAACAAAGCATTTATCTCAGCAAGACTATATCTCCAGGAACCACTGATTTTAACCGGATTTAACTTGCCACTTATCCGAAGATTTTGCATAGTTCCAGGCGACGCCTTTAAAATCTTTCTAGCCTCACTGCTTTTTAACCATTCCTGTGGTTCATTTTTCTGTGGACTTACCGGCAATAGTCTCTTTAGGTCATCTAACAATTGCATTCTAAATATTTGCAAATCTTCTTTCGTTACTACTTCAACTCCCATAACACGCGAATTAATTCAATTTGTAAAATGCTGCATTCAATTATGAGTCAGAT
Above is a window of Mucilaginibacter ginsenosidivorans DNA encoding:
- a CDS encoding helix-turn-helix domain-containing protein, with product MGVEVVTKEDLQIFRMQLLDDLKRLLPVSPQKNEPQEWLKSSEARKILKASPGTMQNLRISGKLNPVKISGSWRYSLAEINALFKSRK